From Toxorhynchites rutilus septentrionalis strain SRP chromosome 2, ASM2978413v1, whole genome shotgun sequence, a single genomic window includes:
- the LOC129771075 gene encoding uncharacterized protein LOC129771075 codes for MENFNKFPPACRLPNEMWIEIFKNFPIAELISLSIVCKQWNRLIFAHFANRIRLNFNIDLKLYPIAGTELVEERPYKHLTVSSFKIDSPIFLMEAIKCLGVSLVSLKLDLTVLDANTFGKLLRHCSSLHELDIKALYFECDETLTCCWDRLFKMRKLRFGITNYVSTISLTSYEFLFMRTMPNILELDIVVNTSLDISLIGWIAPKLRRLRATVDSSVINRFLELRLPRLACLEFNLSQPEQQWIKRRTFQISSFRNFLLGLKILSNARFCFRCEYDQILLSTIFANMPSIEYLHLCGGLASERVWLNGIENLKKLKTLGLHSLMLTDEASRVVAAPSVETLSLCSFIRPDNFICILKRFPNLKTLTLRMHSTELTAVSVFATSLQQLTIDMYRVTPEIISQMEQLVGLRKLCIEANMISRPNFRSLCKIFSLPAMKRLEITTQSKILPNMAGALAASNTSGMLILNGIVVKPIIKTRKAGAKRKSGGRTKANKTANSNTDQDLATGVDRSVGLDRTYNENGSGEYSRLDESSYMESSEMLSSTPLNMEDDSVAGEGSSINESRVSM; via the exons ATGGAGAACTTCAATAAATTTCCACCCGCATGTCGTCTTCCTAATGAG ATGTGGATTGAAATTTTTAAGAACTTCCCCATTGCGGAATTAATTAGCCTGTCGATCGTCTGCAAGCAATGGAATAGGCTGATCTTCGCGCATTTCGCGAATCGCATTCGGCTTAACTTCAATATAGATTTAAAGTTATACCCGATTGCCGGCACGGAACTGGTCGAAGAAAGGCCTTACAAACATCTGACTGTGTCGTCCTTCAAAATAGACAGTCCAATCTTTCTGATGGAAGCTATCAAATGCCTGGGGGTTTCACTGGTGAGCCTCAAACTGGATTTGACTGTGCTCGATGCGAATACTTTTGGTAAATTGCTCCGACATTGCTCCTCACTTCATGAGTTGGACATTAAAGCACTCTATTTTGAATGTGATGAAACATTGACTTGCTGCTGGGATCGACTCTTTAAGATGCGCAAGCTTCGCTTCGGTATTACGAATTACGTGTCCACGATAAGCCTCACGAGCTACGAGTTCCTTTTCATGCGAACGATGCCAAACATCTTGGAGTTGGATATAGTGGTCAACACTTCATTGGACATTTCTCTCATCGGTTGGATCGCTCCGAAATTGAGACGTTTAAGGGCAACTGTTGATTCTAGCGTTATTAATAGATTTCTGGAACTGAGACTTCCACGGTTGGCGTGTCTGGAGTTTAACCTCagtcaaccagagcagcagtggATTAAAAGGCGCACCTTTCAGATCTCGTCGTTCCGAAATTTCCTGCTGGGTCTCAAAATACTGAGTAACGCGAggttttgctttcgctgcgagTACGACCAAATATTGTTGAGCACTATTTTCGCGAATATGCCATCGATAGAATATTTACACCTATGTGGCGGGTTGGCCTCAGAACGGGTGTGGCTCAAcggaattgaaaatttgaagaaattgaAG ACCCTAGGGCTGCATTCTCTAATGCTAACGGATGAGGCAAGCCGTGTCGTGGCTGCGCCTTCAGTGGAAACTCTCTCCTTGTGTTCCTTCATCAGGCCGGACAACTTTATCTGTATTCTGAAACGTTTCCCAAATCTGAAGACGCTAACACTTCGAATGCATAGTACCGAGCTGACTGCAGTCTCAGTTTTCGCTACATCTCTACAGCAGTTGACTATAGATATGTATCGCGTCACACCTGAGATAATCAGTCAGATGGAACAGCTGGTGGGATTGAGGAAACTTTGTATTGAAGCAAACATGATTTCCAGG CCCAATTTCCGATCGCTTTGTAAAATATTTTCATTGCCGGCGATGAAACGGTTGGAGATCACTACCCAGTCAAAAATTCTACCTAACATGGCTGGCGCTCTGGCAGCCTCCAATACCTCTGGCATGCTGATTCTGAACGGGATTGTCGTGAAACCAATTATAAAAACACGTAAAGCTGGTGCGAAACGGAAGTCAGGAGGACGCACTAAGGCCAACAAAACCGCAAATAGCAATACGGATCAGGACTTGGCCACAGGCGTGGATCGATCTGTTGGCTTAGATCGTACCTATAATGAGAATGGTTCAGGCGAATATTCACGGTTGGACGAGAGTTCTTATATGGAGTCCAGCGAAATGCTTTCCAGCACGCCTCTCAATATGGAGGACGATAGTGTTGCTGGAGAAGGATCGTCGATTAACGAGAGTAGAGTTTCTATGTAG